The Williamsoniiplasma somnilux genome includes a window with the following:
- the yihA gene encoding ribosome biogenesis GTP-binding protein YihA/YsxC produces the protein MIKQAIFIKSAADKTGWIIDEIPEIVFVGRSNVGKSTFINAISNQNKLAKVSQIPGKTRLLNFFDINNGLFRIVDAPGYGYAKVNEKMRMDFAEMMEDYLTTRTNLKGVCMLVDLRHKPTNDDKEMYSFFKSIGLNVLLVATKLDKVKKNDIIKNEKMIKQELKMNSDDQFVKVSSPDKKTVIGIYQEFINLLERE, from the coding sequence ATGATTAAACAAGCTATTTTTATTAAATCTGCAGCAGACAAAACGGGATGAATAATTGATGAAATTCCTGAAATAGTGTTTGTAGGAAGATCAAATGTTGGTAAATCAACTTTTATAAATGCAATTAGTAATCAAAATAAATTAGCAAAAGTTTCGCAGATCCCAGGTAAAACTAGATTATTAAATTTCTTTGATATAAACAATGGATTGTTTAGAATTGTTGATGCGCCAGGATATGGTTATGCTAAAGTAAACGAAAAAATGCGAATGGATTTTGCAGAAATGATGGAAGATTACTTAACTACGAGAACAAATCTAAAAGGTGTGTGCATGCTTGTTGATTTACGTCATAAACCAACAAATGATGATAAGGAAATGTATTCTTTTTTTAAATCAATAGGTCTTAATGTTTTATTAGTTGCAACAAAACTCGATAAAGTTAAAAAAAATGATATTATCAAAAATGAAAAAATGATTAAGCAAGAACTAAAAATGAATTCAGACGATCAATTTGTGAAAGTTTCGTCACCGGACAAAAAAACAGTGATAGGAATATATCAAGAATTCATAAATTTGTTAGAAAGGGAATAA
- a CDS encoding MATE family efflux transporter, whose product MEENNKIINNDEAKNFEVNVNQIIKEDKFSQQATLFTRREWILRYASPFKALMFMAGPMIIITLVNALYGIIDKQLTLHFAMDQVISMVKSGEIKGWLADGITEINANTDNVYLELFAKQLINVSTQYSNTIIFILQALSLLTAVGTAVKWGQAMGRRNKQEMDSVLVTGLLQTLLMAVIGVIILYFVSPLIICAQANVAYGDRETSVAYLLASQYTSKFIMGFPLLVFATFLSTLLRTEGKVWWVIAINVASVAINMITGELIMKASPADQKMAGAVYGSMIAWGFLIIVALLIITFSKNTLLRPNLKKIKLTWKDSLSIWSLGFSPFLSNFIFAAANFILTLLITVMHPNPGPPSQAWAGWIIIVVNDHPAYVSTAIRVLSAGSPWMGILWAPIVGMMQGGNANYAYNKGSGNRFRILQTLRIQMLINTIWGFLVVFIVMAFGGMMLQLFDGPKEQHWWFFLYFSCFFMAGWTYSAMSLFQGTGQSTYATLLSVLRALISVITMTIIGWAIARGSWNNNGNADWIIFLFYGMAEIPAAIAATVLLYLTSKKAIKNYQLNNVKDEFTPPTLLESALNEVTIANEADISHVNKTIGIKIHALEVSEKSNKKDLIKELENKKNKLINSIIEKSRLKREKINIKYQFDDQISNDIFENSEIALTRKFNKHQIFLKKYKLDKTKIMEMLNKHQNKSKANLAKKHKKWHKDMEARQSNVLKPTPFNVLFSLTEPQPIKKYEQDIIDHKEVVIR is encoded by the coding sequence ATGGAAGAAAATAATAAAATAATCAATAATGATGAAGCTAAAAATTTTGAAGTTAATGTTAATCAAATTATTAAAGAAGATAAATTTTCACAACAAGCAACTTTATTTACTAGACGTGAATGAATTTTAAGATATGCTTCACCATTTAAAGCATTAATGTTTATGGCAGGACCAATGATTATAATTACTTTGGTTAATGCATTGTATGGAATAATTGATAAACAATTAACTTTACATTTTGCGATGGACCAAGTAATTTCTATGGTTAAATCTGGAGAAATAAAAGGTTGATTAGCAGATGGGATTACAGAGATTAATGCAAACACCGATAATGTTTATTTAGAGCTTTTTGCTAAACAATTAATTAATGTTTCAACACAATATTCTAATACGATTATTTTTATTCTTCAGGCATTATCGTTATTAACTGCTGTTGGAACGGCTGTTAAATGAGGACAAGCAATGGGAAGAAGAAATAAACAAGAAATGGATAGTGTTCTTGTAACTGGTTTATTACAAACCTTATTGATGGCAGTTATTGGAGTTATTATTTTATATTTTGTTTCACCTCTAATAATTTGTGCACAAGCTAATGTTGCTTATGGAGACCGAGAAACTTCAGTAGCTTATTTACTTGCCAGTCAATACACAAGTAAGTTTATTATGGGATTTCCATTATTAGTTTTTGCAACCTTTTTATCAACTTTACTAAGAACCGAAGGTAAGGTTTGATGAGTTATTGCAATTAACGTTGCTTCAGTTGCTATCAACATGATTACTGGAGAATTAATTATGAAAGCATCTCCTGCAGATCAAAAAATGGCTGGGGCAGTTTATGGTTCAATGATTGCTTGAGGATTTTTAATTATTGTTGCTTTATTAATTATTACTTTTTCAAAAAATACATTATTAAGACCAAATTTGAAAAAAATTAAATTAACTTGAAAAGACTCACTTTCAATTTGGTCTTTAGGATTTTCACCATTTTTATCAAATTTCATTTTTGCAGCAGCTAACTTCATTTTGACTTTGTTAATTACTGTAATGCACCCAAATCCTGGTCCACCTTCACAAGCATGAGCAGGATGAATAATTATTGTAGTTAATGATCATCCAGCCTATGTTTCAACAGCAATTCGAGTATTGTCAGCAGGCAGTCCTTGAATGGGGATTTTATGAGCACCGATTGTTGGAATGATGCAAGGTGGAAATGCAAACTACGCTTACAACAAAGGTTCAGGAAATCGATTTAGAATTTTACAAACTTTAAGAATCCAAATGCTAATTAATACAATTTGAGGATTTTTAGTGGTATTTATTGTTATGGCATTTGGAGGGATGATGTTACAGTTGTTCGACGGTCCAAAAGAACAACATTGATGATTTTTCTTGTATTTCAGTTGTTTCTTTATGGCTGGATGAACTTATTCAGCGATGTCGCTTTTTCAGGGAACAGGACAATCAACTTATGCGACATTATTATCGGTTTTAAGAGCATTAATTTCGGTTATTACAATGACAATTATTGGTTGAGCAATTGCTCGCGGAAGTTGAAATAATAATGGAAATGCAGATTGAATTATTTTTTTATTCTACGGAATGGCAGAAATCCCTGCAGCAATAGCAGCAACGGTGTTATTGTATTTAACTTCTAAAAAAGCTATCAAAAATTACCAATTAAATAATGTTAAAGATGAGTTCACACCTCCAACCTTGCTAGAATCAGCTTTAAACGAAGTAACGATTGCAAATGAAGCTGATATTAGTCATGTTAATAAAACAATTGGAATTAAAATTCATGCACTCGAAGTAAGTGAAAAAAGCAATAAAAAAGATTTGATTAAAGAACTTGAAAATAAAAAAAATAAATTAATTAATTCTATTATTGAAAAATCACGTTTAAAACGTGAAAAAATAAATATTAAATATCAATTTGACGATCAAATCAGTAATGATATTTTTGAGAATAGCGAAATTGCTTTAACAAGAAAATTTAACAAACATCAAATTTTTTTGAAAAAATATAAATTAGACAAGACAAAAATTATGGAGATGTTAAATAAACATCAAAATAAATCAAAAGCTAATTTAGCAAAAAAACATAAAAAATGACACAAAGATATGGAAGCACGTCAAAGTAATGTTCTTAAACCAACACCATTTAATGTTTTGTTTTCATTAACCGAACCACAACCAATCAAAAAATATGAGCAAGATATTATTGACCATAAAGAAGTCGTTATTCGTTAA
- a CDS encoding cation-translocating P-type ATPase yields MNNFESQTPKDIEKNLNTDFKKGLTQDEVNQRLAKNGRNELPAGKVRPWYVTFLLALIEPLQLILLAAAVISVVAPRIGNWNAPIIVEDFIDFVVIVLIVIVDAVLETVQTVKARKSVDALKSLSKPKTVVLRDGAQKEIDAAELVVGDIVILEAGKYVPAELRIIESSEFMIDESILTGESVPVEKTHKAQSETLILAEMKNIAFMSTFTTAGRAIGVVIKTATDTEIGKIATTVNANVHQQTPLEKKLSSFSYWISAIAALIGVLIFTSMFFTGERQVWAEYLMIAITLAIGVIPESLSAVVSITLSFSTKRMTKENVIVKKLASVETLGSVNVICTDKTGTLTQNKMTVKRVILNNTTITSEEYVKSLLDEQKDLFLKSLVLPNDSVTEDSERLGDPTELALVDFAELMNIDEQKARIDWNRIDEIPFDSERKLMTTVNNISGTNTVFTKGAIDQLLNICDRIMLNNKIVKLTKDHKNQLLEEAKKLSNDALRVLAFAYNENYDDVDSNGELEKSLIFLGAVAMIDPVRNEAVQAISEAHAAGIGVVMITGDHATTALAIARDLDLAYTSYEVISSEVLEKMTDDELGRIIDNISVFARVNPEHKVRIVSALQAKGYIVSMTGDGVNDAPSLSKADIGVAMGITGTDVAKQASDVILTDDNFATIMKGVNEGRNVYQKIKRAIVLLMGFNLANVLTIFILSLLIHVSPLEATNILYINLIVESCLAIAIGMGPLDPTLMMLPPKTGKNKLLNGLIWPIIKIGIATSIAGIGSFFIGMTFTPDSLLHGLSWYDLLTSTEISTLVKEEGIVYGRTSLFITTVFAALFFAHTIKLSNWRVSRKVNLLISPTLIYASFIAGAMNLILILVPGINSSIFGLMNYGAEGWNASNVGLFFIAFALSFIPTILILIFDAITFYSYHWAPKSWQRNRHLVSTMVEEDRKKELAKVKRKRKQYR; encoded by the coding sequence ATGAATAATTTTGAATCACAGACTCCAAAAGATATTGAAAAAAATCTCAATACAGATTTTAAAAAGGGTTTAACTCAAGATGAGGTAAATCAAAGACTTGCTAAAAATGGAAGAAACGAACTTCCTGCAGGTAAAGTTAGACCTTGATATGTAACATTTCTTTTGGCTTTAATTGAGCCATTACAATTAATTTTATTGGCTGCAGCCGTTATTTCTGTGGTAGCTCCTAGAATTGGGAATTGGAATGCCCCAATAATCGTTGAAGACTTTATTGATTTTGTCGTAATTGTTTTAATTGTTATTGTTGATGCTGTTTTAGAAACCGTTCAAACAGTAAAAGCTCGAAAGTCAGTTGATGCTTTAAAGTCTTTATCAAAACCTAAAACAGTAGTTTTAAGAGACGGTGCACAAAAAGAGATTGATGCTGCAGAACTAGTCGTTGGAGATATTGTTATTCTGGAAGCTGGTAAATATGTACCAGCAGAATTAAGAATTATTGAATCTTCAGAATTCATGATTGATGAGTCTATTTTAACCGGAGAATCTGTACCTGTTGAAAAAACTCATAAAGCACAATCAGAAACTTTAATTTTAGCTGAAATGAAAAACATTGCCTTTATGTCAACTTTTACAACTGCTGGAAGAGCTATTGGTGTAGTTATTAAAACTGCAACTGATACAGAAATTGGTAAAATCGCAACTACAGTTAATGCTAATGTTCACCAACAAACACCACTAGAAAAAAAATTAAGTTCTTTTTCGTATTGAATTTCAGCAATCGCTGCTTTAATTGGGGTACTAATTTTTACAAGTATGTTTTTCACTGGTGAAAGACAAGTTTGAGCAGAATATCTAATGATTGCAATTACTTTAGCAATTGGTGTTATTCCAGAATCTTTATCAGCCGTTGTTTCAATTACCTTATCTTTTTCGACAAAAAGAATGACAAAGGAAAACGTCATTGTTAAAAAATTGGCGTCAGTAGAAACGTTGGGTTCTGTAAATGTTATTTGTACTGACAAAACCGGAACTTTAACACAAAATAAAATGACAGTTAAAAGAGTTATTTTAAATAATACAACTATCACTAGCGAAGAGTATGTTAAATCATTATTAGATGAACAAAAAGATTTATTTTTAAAATCATTGGTTTTACCAAACGATTCAGTTACAGAAGATTCTGAACGTTTAGGTGATCCAACTGAGTTAGCTTTAGTTGACTTTGCCGAATTAATGAATATTGATGAACAAAAAGCAAGAATTGATTGAAATCGAATTGATGAAATACCTTTTGATAGCGAAAGAAAATTAATGACAACTGTTAATAACATTTCTGGAACAAATACTGTTTTTACAAAAGGTGCTATTGATCAATTATTGAATATTTGTGACCGTATCATGCTTAATAACAAAATCGTTAAGTTAACAAAAGACCATAAAAATCAATTACTTGAAGAAGCTAAAAAATTATCAAATGATGCTTTAAGAGTTTTAGCGTTTGCTTACAATGAAAATTATGATGATGTCGATAGTAATGGGGAACTAGAAAAATCATTAATCTTTTTAGGCGCTGTTGCTATGATTGATCCTGTTAGAAATGAAGCTGTACAAGCAATTAGTGAAGCTCACGCTGCAGGAATTGGTGTAGTTATGATTACAGGAGACCACGCAACTACAGCTTTAGCTATTGCTCGTGATTTAGATTTAGCTTATACAAGTTATGAAGTAATTTCTTCTGAAGTATTAGAAAAAATGACAGATGATGAATTAGGAAGAATTATTGATAATATCAGTGTCTTTGCTCGTGTTAACCCAGAACACAAAGTTAGAATTGTCTCAGCATTACAAGCAAAAGGTTATATTGTTTCTATGACTGGAGATGGTGTTAATGATGCACCATCATTATCAAAAGCAGACATTGGTGTTGCGATGGGAATTACTGGAACAGACGTTGCTAAACAAGCATCAGATGTTATTTTAACTGATGATAATTTCGCAACAATTATGAAAGGGGTTAACGAAGGAAGAAACGTCTATCAAAAAATTAAACGAGCTATTGTTTTATTGATGGGATTTAACTTAGCTAACGTTTTAACGATTTTTATTCTTTCATTACTAATTCATGTTTCCCCTCTTGAAGCAACTAATATTTTATACATTAACTTGATTGTGGAGTCATGTTTAGCAATCGCTATTGGAATGGGTCCATTAGATCCAACATTAATGATGTTGCCTCCAAAAACAGGAAAAAATAAATTATTAAACGGTTTAATTTGACCAATCATCAAAATAGGAATCGCTACAAGTATTGCAGGAATTGGTTCATTCTTTATTGGAATGACATTCACTCCCGATTCTTTACTACATGGTTTATCTTGATATGATCTCCTTACTTCAACCGAAATATCAACTTTAGTTAAAGAAGAAGGGATTGTTTACGGACGTACTTCATTATTTATTACAACTGTCTTTGCTGCTTTATTTTTTGCTCATACAATTAAACTGTCAAATTGAAGAGTTTCAAGAAAAGTTAATCTATTAATATCACCAACATTAATATATGCTTCATTTATTGCAGGGGCTATGAATTTAATATTGATTTTAGTACCTGGAATTAATAGTTCGATTTTCGGATTAATGAATTACGGTGCAGAAGGTTGAAATGCATCTAATGTTGGTTTATTTTTTATTGCTTTTGCATTGTCATTTATTCCAACAATTTTAATTTTAATTTTTGATGCGATTACTTTTTATTCATATCACTGAGCTCCTAAATCTTGACAACGCAATCGTCACTTAGTTAGCACAATGGTCGAAGAAGATCGTAAAAAAGAATTAGCAAAAGTTAAAAGAAAAAGAAAACAATATAGATAA
- a CDS encoding valine--tRNA ligase → MKNKELSPKYDSNLVEKNKYENWIKNGYFKADINSLKPPFSIILPPPNVTGKLHLGHAWDGSLQDAIIRFKKLNGFDTLYLPGMDHAGIATQTKVESKLKEQDLTRHDLGRDKFLKEVWKWKNEYAQTIRQQWAKMGLALDYSLENFTFNPEINKLVNSVFVSMFEKGLIYKDKKIINWDPKQKTALSNIEVIYKEVEGKMFYFKYVIEGTNDFLEVATTRPETMFADQCLVVNPNDQRYLKFVGKKVINPVNNNLIPVITDDYVEIDFGTGVMKCTPAHDPNDFEIGKRHNLAQPICMNEDGTINELGGANYNGLDRFAARKKIIINTKKMNTFIKEEAIKHQVGFSERTDTIVEPYLSNQWFVKMKTLAQEVLNLQNSNQQINFFPERFNKVLEKWMTDAYDWTISRQLWWGHQIPAYYNKKTKQMIVSLTPPVDLENWEQDTDVLDTWFSSALWPFATLKWEATKFSEYFERYYPTNVLVTGYDIIFFWVARMIFQGLVFTGKKPFKDVLIHGLVRDEQGQKMSKSLGNGIDPMDLINQYGVDSLRFFLLTNSTPGQDIKYSEEKIRSSWNFMNKLWNASRYLLMNIGDNFEPQIISNETLLNKESDVDRWILNEFNKLNIQVSELINKYEFAIAGKLIYDFVWTKYCSWYIEFAKVNLASTNLSIVNSTKQTLFYVLKQILIILHPFTPFITEEIYCKMNLKNSIMLEQWCQEKFNFETEYINYVVDLISAIREFRNSNNIKNVSSLNFTVTNLNDKNFEIFKKNFEIINEFLKSFVNSEISFENLNTKDVSSISINGYFLEILNSQFINKEELFKELQAKKIELEQEIKRSEKMLNNSNFVEKASSEKIALEKDKYKSYKEHLLAIEQKLQNL, encoded by the coding sequence ATGAAAAATAAAGAATTAAGTCCTAAATATGATTCAAATTTAGTTGAAAAAAATAAATATGAAAACTGAATTAAAAATGGTTATTTTAAGGCTGATATCAATTCTTTAAAACCACCTTTTTCTATTATTTTGCCCCCTCCAAATGTTACTGGTAAATTACACTTGGGTCATGCTTGGGATGGAAGTTTACAAGATGCTATTATTCGTTTCAAAAAATTGAATGGCTTTGATACTTTATATCTTCCAGGAATGGATCATGCCGGAATCGCAACACAAACAAAAGTTGAATCTAAACTAAAAGAACAAGATTTAACTCGCCATGATTTAGGTAGAGATAAATTTTTAAAAGAAGTGTGAAAATGAAAAAATGAATATGCGCAAACAATTCGTCAACAATGAGCCAAAATGGGTTTGGCACTAGATTATTCTCTTGAAAACTTTACATTTAATCCTGAAATTAATAAACTAGTTAATTCAGTATTTGTTTCGATGTTTGAAAAGGGTTTAATTTATAAAGATAAAAAAATTATTAATTGAGATCCTAAACAAAAAACAGCTTTATCAAATATTGAAGTAATTTACAAAGAAGTTGAAGGGAAAATGTTTTATTTCAAATATGTTATTGAAGGAACAAATGATTTTTTAGAAGTAGCCACTACAAGACCAGAAACAATGTTTGCGGATCAATGTTTGGTTGTTAATCCAAATGATCAAAGATATTTAAAATTTGTTGGTAAAAAAGTTATCAATCCAGTTAATAATAATTTAATTCCTGTTATCACTGATGATTATGTAGAAATTGATTTCGGAACAGGAGTTATGAAATGTACACCAGCTCATGATCCTAATGATTTTGAAATAGGAAAACGTCATAATTTAGCACAACCCATTTGTATGAATGAAGATGGAACAATTAACGAATTGGGTGGAGCCAACTATAATGGTTTAGATCGTTTTGCAGCAAGAAAAAAAATTATTATTAATACTAAAAAAATGAATACTTTCATTAAAGAAGAAGCAATTAAACATCAAGTTGGTTTTTCAGAACGTACTGACACTATTGTTGAACCATATTTGTCTAATCAATGATTTGTTAAAATGAAAACTTTGGCTCAAGAGGTTTTAAATTTACAAAATAGTAATCAACAAATTAATTTTTTTCCAGAACGATTTAATAAAGTTTTAGAAAAATGAATGACCGATGCCTATGATTGAACAATTTCACGTCAATTATGATGAGGTCATCAAATTCCTGCTTACTACAACAAAAAAACTAAACAAATGATTGTTAGTTTGACTCCTCCTGTAGACTTAGAAAATTGAGAACAAGATACTGATGTTTTAGATACATGATTTTCTTCTGCTTTATGGCCATTTGCAACACTAAAATGAGAAGCTACAAAATTTAGTGAATATTTTGAACGTTATTATCCGACAAATGTATTAGTAACAGGTTATGATATTATTTTCTTTTGAGTAGCAAGAATGATTTTTCAAGGTTTGGTTTTTACAGGTAAAAAACCTTTTAAAGATGTTTTAATACATGGTCTTGTTAGAGATGAACAAGGACAAAAAATGTCTAAATCTTTAGGTAATGGAATTGATCCGATGGACTTAATTAATCAATATGGTGTTGATTCGTTGCGTTTCTTTTTGTTAACAAATTCAACCCCAGGACAAGATATTAAATATAGCGAAGAGAAAATTAGAAGTTCATGAAATTTTATGAATAAATTGTGAAATGCTTCTAGATATTTATTGATGAATATTGGAGATAATTTTGAACCACAAATTATTTCCAACGAAACCTTGTTAAACAAAGAGTCTGATGTTGATAGATGAATTCTTAATGAATTTAATAAATTAAATATTCAAGTTTCAGAGTTGATTAATAAATATGAATTCGCAATTGCCGGAAAATTAATTTATGATTTTGTTTGAACTAAATATTGCTCATGATATATTGAATTTGCAAAAGTAAATTTAGCTTCAACTAATTTATCAATTGTAAATTCAACTAAACAAACACTTTTTTATGTTTTGAAACAAATTTTAATTATTTTACATCCCTTTACGCCTTTTATAACAGAAGAAATTTATTGTAAAATGAATTTAAAAAATTCAATAATGTTAGAGCAATGATGCCAAGAGAAATTCAATTTTGAAACTGAATATATCAATTATGTAGTTGATTTAATTAGTGCTATTAGAGAATTTAGAAATTCAAATAATATCAAAAATGTATCATCTTTAAATTTTACGGTAACTAATTTAAATGACAAAAATTTCGAAATTTTTAAGAAAAATTTCGAAATAATAAATGAATTTTTAAAAAGTTTTGTAAATTCAGAAATTAGCTTTGAAAATTTAAATACAAAGGATGTTTCATCAATATCTATTAATGGATATTTTTTAGAAATTTTAAATTCACAATTTATTAATAAAGAAGAACTTTTTAAAGAGCTTCAAGCGAAAAAAATTGAGTTGGAACAAGAAATTAAACGTTCAGAAAAAATGTTAAACAATTCTAATTTTGTTGAAAAAGCTTCTTCTGAAAAAATTGCATTAGAAAAAGATAAATATAAGTCTTACAAAGAACATTTGTTAGCAATAGAACAAAAACTTCAAAATTTATAA